A window of Pusillimonas sp. T7-7 contains these coding sequences:
- a CDS encoding tartrate dehydrogenase, with translation MKTYRIATIPGDGIGKEVIPAGQELLEALAAADSSFAFEFENFDWGGDYYRKHGVMMPEDGLDALRNKDAILFGSAGDPDIPDHITLWGLRLKICQGFDQYANVRPTRILPGIDAPLKRCATEDLDWVIVRENSEGEYSGVGGRVHQGHPIEAATDVSIMTRAGVERILRFAFRLAQSRPRKLLTVITKSNAQRHAMVMWDEIAKQVSAEFPDVNWDKELVDAATARMVNRPASMDTIVATNLHADILSDLAAALAGSLGIAPTGNIDPEKRYPSMFEPIHGSAFDIMGKGLANPVGTFWSVVMLLEHLGETAAAQRVMRALEHITSCPELHTGDLGGNATTVAVTKAMCNQIAQA, from the coding sequence ATGAAAACATATCGTATCGCCACCATACCCGGCGATGGCATCGGCAAGGAAGTCATACCCGCAGGCCAAGAGCTGCTGGAAGCACTCGCCGCCGCGGACTCTTCTTTCGCCTTTGAATTCGAAAACTTCGATTGGGGCGGAGACTACTACCGCAAGCATGGCGTCATGATGCCTGAAGATGGACTGGATGCACTGCGCAACAAGGATGCGATTCTTTTCGGATCGGCCGGCGACCCGGATATTCCCGACCACATCACCCTGTGGGGGCTGCGCCTGAAAATCTGCCAGGGCTTCGATCAGTACGCGAATGTCCGCCCTACCCGGATTCTTCCCGGTATTGATGCGCCCCTGAAGCGCTGCGCCACCGAAGACCTTGACTGGGTCATCGTTCGTGAAAACTCGGAAGGCGAGTATTCGGGCGTAGGCGGACGCGTGCACCAGGGCCACCCTATTGAAGCCGCCACCGATGTTTCCATCATGACGCGCGCCGGTGTAGAGCGCATATTGCGCTTTGCTTTCCGCCTGGCCCAGTCGCGCCCCCGCAAACTGCTTACCGTCATCACCAAGTCAAACGCACAACGCCACGCCATGGTCATGTGGGACGAAATCGCCAAGCAAGTGTCGGCCGAATTTCCTGACGTCAATTGGGACAAAGAGCTGGTCGACGCCGCCACGGCCCGCATGGTAAACCGGCCTGCCTCGATGGACACCATCGTCGCCACCAATCTGCACGCCGATATCTTGAGCGACCTGGCGGCAGCGCTGGCCGGCAGCCTGGGCATAGCGCCCACCGGCAATATCGACCCCGAAAAACGCTATCCGTCCATGTTCGAACCCATACACGGATCGGCCTTCGACATCATGGGCAAGGGCCTGGCCAACCCTGTCGGCACATTCTGGTCGGTCGTCATGCTGCTGGAGCATCTGGGCGAAACGGCCGCGGCCCAGCGCGTCATGCGTGCGCTGGAACATATTACCTCTTGTCCTGAACTGCACACCGGCGACCTGGGTGGCAACGCCACAACCGTTGCCGTCACCAAGGCCATGTGCAACCAAATAGCACAGGCTTGA
- a CDS encoding LysR substrate-binding domain-containing protein: MTSGTHPSELAFFSVLASSSGLGAAARSLGVTTPAVSKRLAQMEARLGVALVIRTTRRMRLTPEGEIYLDHARRILAEIDEMEQLLVGSESAPKGMLRVNASPGFGRSYIAPLISRFMLKHPDMQVQLQLSVDPPAYSSDAFDVCIRFGGPPDGRIIARRLASNRRMLCAAPAYLARHGAPAAPKDLERHQCISIEQGGEAYGVWRLTTERDGSRKTEVLRVQGPLSTNDGEAAVSWALDGHGILMRAEWDIARYLSSGRLVQVLPDYQTPDADIYATYLQKHKLSARVRVFVDFVAQSFSGPEGD, translated from the coding sequence ATGACTTCTGGCACTCATCCGTCCGAGCTGGCTTTCTTCTCGGTGCTGGCTTCGTCCTCGGGGCTGGGTGCGGCGGCGCGCAGCCTGGGGGTTACCACACCCGCAGTCAGCAAGCGCCTGGCGCAAATGGAGGCCCGCCTGGGGGTGGCGCTGGTCATAAGAACCACGCGGCGCATGCGTTTGACGCCCGAGGGTGAAATCTACCTGGATCATGCGCGCCGCATATTGGCCGAGATCGATGAAATGGAGCAGTTGCTGGTGGGCTCCGAAAGCGCGCCCAAGGGGATGCTGCGGGTCAATGCCTCGCCAGGGTTCGGGCGCAGCTATATTGCGCCCTTGATATCGCGCTTTATGTTGAAGCATCCGGACATGCAGGTTCAACTGCAGCTGTCAGTCGACCCGCCCGCATACAGCAGTGACGCCTTTGACGTGTGTATACGTTTCGGAGGGCCGCCGGATGGGCGCATAATTGCCCGGCGCCTGGCGTCGAATCGCCGTATGCTTTGCGCCGCGCCCGCCTATCTGGCCCGCCACGGAGCGCCTGCCGCACCCAAAGACCTGGAAAGGCATCAATGCATCAGTATTGAACAGGGTGGCGAGGCTTATGGCGTCTGGCGGCTGACCACCGAGCGTGACGGCAGCAGAAAGACCGAGGTCTTGCGGGTGCAGGGCCCGCTTAGTACCAACGACGGGGAAGCCGCGGTAAGCTGGGCGCTGGACGGCCATGGCATCTTGATGCGTGCCGAATGGGATATTGCCCGATACTTGAGCAGCGGCCGCCTGGTACAGGTTTTACCCGACTACCAAACGCCCGATGCCGATATCTATGCAACCTATCTGCAAAAACACAAGCTCTCGGCCCGTGTACGGGTTTTCGTGGACTTCGTGGCGCAGTCTTTTTCCGGCCCAGAGGGCGATTAG
- a CDS encoding YicC family protein → MIRSMTAFGNARAESPQGSVSIEFRTVNSRFLDVSFRLPDELRMAEGPVREQLGQVVKRGKVEIRANYARPENQASTSLDLRYLAQVATQLDVARQYLPDVAAPRLSELLSSSGNNAAATDTQVWMALCAQATTQALAELLAAREREGRRLADMMLVCARDITAIVDQVEADLPALLAEHHEKIASKLRDALTAVSPDGFAQISGAELTARIAQEASLFSLRIDVAEELSRLRSHIAELEHLLGSETSAAENTEARNTHQGKKSQGGGSAGKRLDFLFQEMNREANTLGSKASAISVTRAAIDLKLLIEQMREQAQNIE, encoded by the coding sequence ATGATCCGTAGCATGACCGCCTTTGGCAATGCCCGCGCCGAATCCCCGCAAGGCAGCGTTTCCATCGAATTCCGCACTGTCAACAGCCGGTTCCTGGATGTCAGCTTTCGCCTGCCCGACGAACTCAGAATGGCCGAAGGCCCAGTACGCGAACAGCTGGGCCAAGTCGTCAAGCGCGGCAAGGTCGAAATTCGAGCCAATTATGCCCGTCCTGAAAACCAGGCCAGTACCTCGCTGGATCTGCGCTACCTGGCCCAGGTCGCCACCCAGCTCGATGTGGCACGACAGTATCTGCCTGACGTCGCGGCGCCGCGCCTGAGCGAGCTCTTGAGCAGCTCCGGCAACAACGCGGCCGCCACCGACACGCAGGTCTGGATGGCGCTATGCGCGCAAGCCACCACCCAGGCTCTGGCCGAATTGCTCGCTGCCCGCGAGCGTGAAGGCCGTCGGCTGGCCGATATGATGCTGGTTTGTGCCCGCGACATCACCGCCATAGTCGATCAGGTTGAAGCCGATCTGCCCGCCTTGCTTGCCGAGCATCATGAAAAAATCGCCTCCAAGTTGCGGGACGCCCTTACTGCCGTAAGCCCCGACGGGTTCGCACAGATCAGCGGCGCCGAACTGACTGCGCGCATTGCACAAGAGGCGTCGCTGTTTTCGCTGCGCATAGACGTGGCTGAAGAGCTGTCCAGGCTGCGCTCGCATATTGCCGAGCTTGAGCATTTGCTGGGCTCAGAAACAAGCGCCGCAGAAAACACTGAAGCACGCAACACGCATCAGGGGAAAAAATCCCAAGGCGGTGGCAGCGCGGGCAAGCGACTGGATTTCCTGTTTCAGGAAATGAACCGTGAGGCCAATACCCTGGGTTCCAAGGCCAGCGCGATCAGCGTGACACGCGCGGCGATTGATCTGAAGCTGCTGATTGAGCAGATGCGTGAGCAAGCACAAAACATCGAGTAA
- the rph gene encoding ribonuclease PH: MVFYYSQEPDLTQAGLSTSSIPTRLSGRAASELRPVVIETGYTRHAEGSVLIKAGDTHVLCNASVLEKVPPFLKGKSQGWVTAEYGMLPRSTHTRSDREAARGKQSGRTQEIQRLIGRSLRAVFDLTALGERTVQLDCDVLQADGGTRCASITGAWVAAALAVRGLVEQGVLAQSPLLDQVAAVSVGLVGGQALLDLDYTEDSGCGADMNIVMTGAGHFVEVQGTAEGQTFERKALDELLDLAQDGIRQLLAEQKRALA; this comes from the coding sequence ATGGTTTTTTATTATTCACAGGAGCCTGATTTGACTCAAGCTGGTCTTTCCACATCGTCCATTCCCACACGTTTATCCGGGCGCGCCGCGTCTGAACTGCGACCAGTTGTTATAGAAACCGGCTATACGCGCCACGCCGAGGGCTCCGTACTGATCAAGGCCGGCGATACGCATGTATTGTGCAACGCCAGCGTGCTTGAAAAGGTCCCTCCCTTCCTGAAGGGCAAAAGCCAGGGCTGGGTAACGGCCGAATACGGCATGCTGCCGCGCTCGACGCATACGCGATCCGACCGTGAGGCGGCGCGCGGCAAGCAAAGCGGCCGCACCCAGGAAATCCAGCGTCTCATTGGCCGCAGTCTGCGTGCCGTGTTTGACCTGACCGCGCTGGGTGAACGAACAGTACAGCTTGATTGCGATGTCTTGCAGGCCGATGGCGGCACACGCTGCGCCAGCATCACCGGCGCCTGGGTGGCGGCTGCCTTGGCTGTACGAGGCTTGGTCGAGCAGGGCGTGCTGGCTCAAAGCCCCTTGCTGGATCAAGTGGCGGCGGTGTCTGTGGGACTGGTGGGCGGGCAGGCGCTGCTCGACCTGGATTACACCGAAGATTCCGGTTGCGGCGCAGACATGAATATTGTCATGACCGGCGCCGGCCATTTTGTGGAAGTACAGGGCACTGCCGAAGGCCAGACCTTTGAGCGCAAGGCGCTGGACGAGCTGCTGGACTTGGCCCAGGACGGCATAAGGCAGTTGCTGGCGGAGCAAAAACGCGCCTTGGCTTAA
- a CDS encoding AI-2E family transporter, with protein sequence MHPVLPAFLIARWLLVLLILVGLYFLSGFLVPVLAALIISLASWPLYQRLLRRCHGRNALAASLALIIVIIVLIVPLSLALSYAVQEASNFIAWALAANRHGMPVPAWILALPLVGARLAEYWTTYLGEPHALGEMVEIVSGEHLGNIYRMLLSATGDVFRLLLGVIFMLITLFFVYKDGAHILGQLDIVGDRILPGRWRRFSRVVPATINSTVTGMGLIALGEGVVLGLAYWIAGVPSPVLLGVITGFMALIPGGAPLSFSVVSLYLVGSGEPMAGLGLFLWGTVELFIVDKTLRPRLVGGPVKLPFLPTFFGLIGGVQTMGLVGLFVGPVLMALLVAIWREWIHEDDNKIAKLSRTSPD encoded by the coding sequence ATGCATCCTGTATTGCCCGCCTTCCTTATTGCCCGCTGGCTGCTTGTGCTGCTTATTCTGGTTGGCCTGTACTTCTTAAGTGGTTTTCTGGTCCCTGTATTGGCCGCACTGATTATCAGCCTTGCCAGCTGGCCCTTGTATCAGCGCTTGCTGCGTCGCTGTCATGGCCGCAACGCACTGGCGGCCTCGCTGGCTTTGATCATTGTGATCATCGTCCTGATCGTGCCCTTGTCGCTGGCCTTGAGCTATGCGGTGCAAGAGGCCAGTAATTTCATTGCCTGGGCATTGGCTGCAAATCGGCACGGCATGCCTGTGCCGGCCTGGATACTCGCTTTGCCACTGGTCGGGGCACGGTTGGCCGAATACTGGACCACCTACCTGGGCGAGCCGCATGCATTGGGCGAGATGGTGGAAATCGTCAGTGGCGAGCACCTCGGCAATATATATCGCATGCTGCTTTCCGCAACAGGTGATGTTTTTCGGCTGTTGCTGGGCGTGATTTTCATGCTGATAACCCTGTTTTTCGTTTACAAGGATGGCGCCCATATCCTTGGCCAACTCGATATTGTTGGCGATCGGATCTTGCCGGGGCGCTGGCGGCGTTTTTCCCGCGTTGTGCCTGCCACGATTAACTCCACGGTCACGGGCATGGGCCTTATTGCGTTGGGCGAAGGGGTGGTTCTGGGCCTGGCCTATTGGATTGCAGGGGTGCCTTCCCCCGTGCTGCTGGGGGTGATTACCGGCTTCATGGCCCTTATCCCTGGCGGTGCGCCGCTGTCGTTCTCTGTCGTCTCCTTGTACCTGGTGGGTTCGGGCGAACCCATGGCGGGCCTGGGCCTGTTTCTATGGGGGACGGTAGAACTGTTCATTGTGGACAAGACCTTGCGGCCACGCCTGGTGGGCGGGCCAGTCAAGCTGCCGTTCCTGCCCACTTTTTTCGGTTTGATCGGCGGTGTTCAGACCATGGGTCTGGTGGGTCTGTTCGTAGGCCCGGTGTTGATGGCCCTGCTGGTTGCCATCTGGCGTGAATGGATACACGAAGATGACAACAAAATAGCAAAGCTCAGTCGGACTTCACCTGACTAA
- the pbpG gene encoding D-alanyl-D-alanine endopeptidase: MSFTWNPPHSRYSLLTVTPMLLLAASLSLPAQASSSAAQQTASAQASTHQTRIVQRQNLQPVNYTHGEASRGQIRVGVRKPGQNDNDIVIHRPVQEANLAPLTNLATLRAEVAFVQDLDSLDVLYDKNGDEVRPIASISKLMTALVVAEAGLAMDEMLTISDADVDRLRYSRSRLPVGTELSRADMLHLALMSSENRAAHALGRYYPGGMPAFVRAMNDKARALGMRNTRFVEPTGLSSDNVSTSRDLVKLLRATTEHKLIHRYTTDDKYKVTVGRGRQLVYNNTNRLVGNSKWDIKVSKTGFINEAGECLVMLTRIDQRDVAIVLLNSTNHSRIGDAVRLRTLLVENENKLAML, from the coding sequence ATGTCTTTTACCTGGAATCCACCACATTCCCGTTATTCGCTATTGACTGTAACGCCCATGCTGCTGCTGGCAGCCAGCTTAAGCCTACCCGCGCAGGCCAGCTCCAGTGCTGCACAGCAAACGGCAAGCGCACAGGCCAGCACTCATCAAACCCGCATCGTCCAACGCCAAAACCTGCAGCCCGTCAACTACACCCATGGCGAAGCATCACGCGGACAAATACGCGTCGGTGTGCGCAAGCCGGGCCAGAATGACAACGACATCGTAATACATCGCCCCGTCCAGGAAGCGAACCTCGCCCCGCTGACCAATTTGGCAACCCTGCGTGCTGAGGTCGCTTTCGTACAAGACCTCGACAGCCTGGATGTGCTGTACGACAAAAACGGCGACGAAGTCCGCCCCATCGCTTCGATCTCCAAGCTCATGACCGCTCTGGTTGTTGCCGAAGCCGGCTTGGCCATGGACGAAATGCTCACCATTTCGGATGCTGACGTCGACCGCCTGCGCTATTCCCGCTCACGCCTGCCGGTAGGTACGGAACTATCGCGTGCCGACATGCTGCACCTGGCCCTGATGTCTTCGGAAAACCGTGCGGCCCATGCCCTGGGACGCTACTATCCGGGGGGTATGCCTGCCTTTGTACGCGCCATGAACGACAAGGCCCGCGCTTTAGGCATGCGCAATACACGCTTTGTCGAACCTACCGGCTTGTCCAGCGACAATGTGTCCACCTCGCGCGATCTGGTCAAGCTTCTGCGAGCCACCACCGAACACAAGCTCATACATCGCTACACCACCGACGACAAGTACAAAGTCACCGTTGGCCGGGGTCGTCAGTTGGTATACAACAATACCAACCGCCTGGTGGGCAACTCCAAATGGGACATCAAAGTGTCCAAAACCGGCTTCATCAACGAAGCGGGTGAATGTCTGGTCATGCTGACCCGAATCGATCAGCGCGATGTTGCCATTGTCTTGTTGAATTCCACCAACCACTCCCGCATAGGCGATGCGGTGCGCCTGCGCACCCTGTTGGTCGAAAACGAAAACAAGCTGGCCATGCTCTAG
- a CDS encoding NRDE family protein, with translation MCIAYLAIAAHPDWPLFIAANRDEFHNRPCLPAAPWAEHPDVIAGIDCQAQGSWLGLTRQGRYALITNYRDPASLFSNAPSRGQLVSQYLTGHESPHTYAHKVHAEGALYNGFNLIIGNKEQAFYTGNRYRQDKPDQLAPGRYIISNHLLNTNWPKAERLRLALDAFPLERLDQSLTQVFEILKDNTPAQDHDLPSTGLTLERERLLSSPFIISPEYGTRCSTIIALHASGRAIFSEISYDASGAPAQRHDWPFEMA, from the coding sequence ATGTGTATTGCCTATCTGGCCATTGCGGCACACCCCGACTGGCCTTTGTTCATTGCCGCCAATCGCGACGAATTCCATAACCGGCCCTGTCTGCCCGCAGCCCCGTGGGCCGAACACCCCGATGTCATTGCGGGCATAGACTGCCAGGCACAGGGAAGCTGGCTGGGCCTCACTCGGCAAGGGCGATATGCATTGATCACCAACTACCGCGACCCTGCCAGCCTGTTCAGCAACGCGCCATCACGCGGGCAGCTGGTCAGCCAGTACCTGACCGGGCACGAGTCACCTCACACGTATGCACACAAGGTGCACGCCGAAGGCGCGCTTTACAATGGCTTCAATCTGATCATCGGTAACAAGGAACAGGCTTTTTACACCGGCAACCGATACAGACAAGACAAACCCGATCAGTTGGCGCCGGGCCGCTACATTATTTCCAACCATTTATTGAATACAAACTGGCCCAAAGCCGAGCGATTGCGTCTGGCGCTAGATGCCTTTCCCCTGGAGCGCCTGGATCAGTCGTTGACGCAGGTGTTTGAAATTCTTAAAGACAACACACCGGCACAGGATCATGATCTGCCCAGCACGGGGCTTACGCTGGAGCGAGAGCGCCTGCTTAGCAGCCCATTTATAATCAGCCCTGAATACGGCACACGCTGCTCGACCATTATTGCCCTGCATGCCAGCGGCCGTGCCATATTCAGTGAAATCAGCTACGACGCTTCAGGCGCCCCCGCTCAGCGGCATGACTGGCCATTTGAAATGGCGTAA
- a CDS encoding MFS transporter, which yields MTTVAPSSEAVETPYAWARLIVSLLLMTLGGSGMYSVTVVLPQIQAEFGISRSDASLPYTLTMLGFGLGGILMGRLSDRFGVVVPLVVGTLGLGTGFIWAGSATALWQLNLAQGLLIGLLGTAASFAPLVADTSQWFTRRRGIALAICMSGNYLAGTVWPPILQHFIDTAGWRQTYTGVGVFCLAAMLPLALVYRRRPPSIAVGATGTTVHRQTFFTREAARFDQSRPLGFSPATLQTLLCIAGVACCVAMAMPQVHIVAYCGDLGFGAARGAEMLALMLGLGIISRLGSGWISDHIGGLRTLLLGSVLQGIALLMFLPSKGLVSLYLISGMFGLFQGGIVPAYALIVREYFSPAEAGARVGTVLMATLFGMALGGWMSGAIFDLSGSYQAAFVNGIAWNLLNISIIGFLLYRSKRGPGPSGLPAQA from the coding sequence ATGACCACAGTTGCACCATCCAGCGAAGCCGTCGAAACGCCCTATGCCTGGGCCAGGCTTATTGTTTCCTTGCTGCTCATGACTCTGGGCGGCTCGGGGATGTATTCCGTTACCGTTGTACTACCGCAGATCCAGGCTGAGTTCGGCATCAGCCGTTCCGATGCGTCGCTGCCTTATACATTGACCATGCTGGGTTTCGGCTTGGGCGGCATCCTGATGGGCCGCCTGTCAGACCGGTTCGGCGTGGTCGTACCTCTCGTCGTAGGCACGCTAGGCCTGGGCACGGGGTTTATCTGGGCCGGCTCGGCCACCGCCTTATGGCAATTGAATCTGGCGCAAGGCTTGCTGATAGGCTTGCTGGGCACGGCTGCCAGCTTTGCACCTTTGGTGGCCGACACCTCGCAATGGTTTACTCGCCGACGCGGCATTGCACTAGCCATCTGCATGAGTGGAAACTATCTGGCTGGCACAGTCTGGCCTCCCATACTTCAGCATTTCATCGACACCGCAGGCTGGCGTCAAACCTATACAGGCGTCGGTGTGTTCTGCCTGGCTGCCATGCTGCCGCTGGCGCTGGTGTATCGCCGTCGTCCTCCTTCCATAGCCGTGGGAGCCACCGGCACAACAGTCCATCGTCAAACATTCTTTACGCGCGAAGCTGCTCGCTTCGATCAATCCCGACCGCTGGGATTTTCGCCCGCTACCCTGCAAACCCTGCTTTGTATCGCCGGCGTGGCCTGCTGCGTGGCCATGGCCATGCCGCAGGTACATATCGTGGCCTATTGCGGCGACCTGGGTTTTGGCGCGGCGCGCGGCGCTGAAATGCTCGCCCTGATGCTGGGGCTGGGCATCATCAGCCGCTTGGGCTCGGGATGGATCTCGGATCACATCGGAGGGCTGCGCACACTGCTGCTGGGTTCAGTGCTCCAAGGCATTGCCCTGCTCATGTTCCTGCCCAGCAAAGGTTTGGTATCGCTGTATCTCATTTCCGGCATGTTCGGCCTGTTCCAGGGCGGCATTGTCCCGGCCTATGCCTTGATCGTGCGCGAGTATTTTTCTCCCGCTGAAGCCGGCGCCCGAGTTGGCACCGTGTTGATGGCCACCCTGTTCGGCATGGCATTAGGTGGCTGGATGTCGGGCGCCATCTTCGACCTTAGCGGCTCGTATCAGGCGGCTTTTGTCAATGGCATAGCCTGGAACCTGCTCAATATCAGCATTATAGGGTTCCTGCTGTACCGTTCAAAACGCGGACCCGGCCCGTCAGGCCTTCCGGCACAGGCCTGA
- a CDS encoding alpha/beta hydrolase-fold protein, with protein MATKPALPEPLIFVPAQARPQLLFVLLHGEDAGTEQMLPLANAIKQAFPLSMVVLPRGLHDAGWQLPELVLQVQQLQRAYDLSGQQTALAGFSQGASMALEASHAQPDLAGRVLAFSGLYATPPTAVPPATMLHFFHGANDKQVSVDEVESTLSRLAELQGDATLDVASRIGHELHDALIKQAIVRLQTCVPLRSWEEAMGSLQQQAEQHAQPANGADRTLH; from the coding sequence ATGGCGACCAAGCCTGCTCTTCCCGAGCCTTTGATTTTTGTTCCGGCCCAAGCCAGGCCGCAATTGCTTTTTGTTTTGCTGCATGGTGAAGACGCCGGCACTGAGCAGATGTTGCCCCTGGCCAACGCCATCAAGCAGGCGTTTCCATTGTCCATGGTGGTGTTGCCCCGGGGCCTTCACGATGCTGGCTGGCAATTGCCCGAACTGGTCCTGCAAGTGCAGCAGCTTCAGCGGGCATATGATTTGTCGGGCCAGCAAACCGCGTTGGCCGGTTTTTCGCAAGGGGCTTCCATGGCATTGGAAGCCAGCCACGCCCAACCCGACCTGGCCGGTCGTGTGCTGGCTTTTTCTGGTCTGTATGCCACACCCCCCACTGCGGTTCCACCCGCCACCATGCTGCATTTTTTCCATGGCGCCAACGACAAGCAAGTGTCGGTCGATGAAGTCGAGTCGACGCTAAGCCGCCTGGCCGAACTGCAGGGTGATGCCACACTGGATGTCGCCTCAAGAATCGGCCATGAACTGCACGATGCCCTGATCAAGCAAGCCATAGTACGTTTGCAAACCTGTGTTCCTTTGCGCAGCTGGGAAGAGGCCATGGGTTCTTTACAGCAACAGGCCGAGCAACATGCGCAGCCAGCGAACGGCGCTGATAGAACCTTGCATTAA
- a CDS encoding 5'-methylthioadenosine/S-adenosylhomocysteine nucleosidase, protein MSPVVLFLRSLLVAALLVLAAARPSMAAAWLDETPRIAVISAFEPELSLLLDKTDQTRQFSVNGITFTTGVLQGKPVVLFLSGISMTNAAMTTQLALDRFNISHIVFSGIAGGVNPDLHIGDVVVAARWGQYLEVLMAREVAPGVFDPSAPNELGFANYGMMRTRPVKVVSAGQPQVHKKFWFDVDPDMLAVAQSLNGIELQSCDSGSQCLQRQPRLMVGGNGVSGAAFVDNAEYRKYVFKTFQANVLDMESAACAMVAYTNAVPFIVFRSLSDLAGGGEGANEMHTFMDIAADNSAKVLLAFLKAWSAAP, encoded by the coding sequence ATGAGCCCTGTTGTGTTGTTTCTGCGCAGCCTGCTTGTGGCTGCACTGCTGGTGCTGGCAGCGGCACGGCCATCGATGGCCGCAGCGTGGCTGGATGAAACGCCCCGCATAGCCGTGATTTCGGCTTTCGAACCCGAATTGAGCTTGCTGCTGGATAAAACCGACCAAACCCGCCAGTTTTCAGTCAATGGCATCACGTTCACCACGGGTGTGCTGCAAGGCAAGCCTGTGGTCCTGTTCCTGAGCGGCATCAGCATGACCAACGCCGCCATGACGACGCAGCTTGCACTTGATCGATTCAATATCAGCCATATTGTGTTCAGCGGTATTGCGGGCGGCGTCAATCCCGATCTGCATATTGGCGATGTGGTTGTTGCGGCGCGCTGGGGGCAGTATCTGGAAGTGTTGATGGCGCGCGAAGTGGCGCCTGGCGTGTTCGACCCGTCGGCGCCCAACGAGCTTGGGTTCGCCAACTACGGCATGATGCGCACACGCCCTGTAAAAGTTGTTTCGGCCGGCCAGCCGCAGGTACACAAGAAGTTCTGGTTTGATGTCGATCCCGACATGCTTGCGGTGGCTCAAAGCCTGAATGGCATCGAATTGCAATCCTGCGACTCGGGCAGCCAGTGTTTGCAGCGCCAACCACGCCTGATGGTTGGCGGCAACGGTGTGTCGGGGGCAGCTTTTGTTGATAATGCCGAGTACCGGAAATATGTCTTCAAGACTTTCCAGGCCAATGTGCTGGATATGGAAAGCGCCGCCTGCGCCATGGTGGCCTACACGAACGCCGTGCCCTTTATTGTCTTTCGTTCGCTCAGTGACCTGGCCGGCGGAGGAGAGGGCGCGAACGAAATGCATACTTTCATGGATATAGCAGCCGATAACTCGGCAAAAGTATTGCTGGCCTTTCTGAAGGCCTGGTCAGCGGCTCCTTGA
- a CDS encoding SapC family protein — translation MTSTSLPLFYKQPQALQPGLHAKLSVVKQAGYAFAASANSVPLVFSEMATACRHFPIVFTEGQQPSPVAVLGLRGQENLFVDAEGQWRANTYIPAYIRRYPFIFMENADQSQFTLCVDTAAASVQESSDNPLFDTEGKPSELTRNALEFCREYQNQYAHTAEFSRALADADLLVDNRADITLPDGQRLTLSGFKVIDEAKFNALPEQEFLRWRAKGWLTLVYCHLISVGTWNNLLSQVKSD, via the coding sequence ATGACTTCCACTTCGCTACCTCTGTTTTACAAGCAACCCCAAGCGTTGCAGCCGGGGCTCCACGCCAAACTGTCCGTGGTCAAGCAAGCAGGCTACGCTTTTGCCGCAAGCGCCAACTCGGTCCCCCTGGTTTTCAGTGAAATGGCCACGGCCTGCAGGCACTTCCCCATTGTGTTCACCGAAGGCCAACAGCCCTCGCCGGTGGCCGTGCTGGGCTTGCGTGGCCAGGAAAACCTGTTCGTCGACGCCGAAGGACAATGGCGCGCCAACACGTATATTCCTGCCTATATCCGCCGTTATCCATTTATTTTCATGGAAAACGCCGACCAGAGCCAGTTCACCCTATGCGTCGATACGGCTGCCGCAAGCGTGCAGGAAAGCAGCGACAACCCCTTGTTCGACACCGAGGGCAAGCCCAGCGAGCTGACACGTAATGCGCTGGAATTCTGCCGTGAATACCAGAACCAATATGCTCATACAGCCGAATTTTCCCGCGCACTGGCTGACGCCGACCTGTTGGTTGACAATCGTGCCGACATTACGCTGCCAGACGGCCAGCGCCTGACGCTTTCGGGTTTCAAAGTCATTGACGAAGCCAAATTCAACGCCCTGCCCGAGCAAGAATTTTTGCGTTGGCGCGCCAAGGGCTGGCTAACCCTGGTCTACTGCCATTTAATTTCTGTTGGCACCTGGAACAATTTGCTTAGTCAGGTGAAGTCCGACTGA